The window GTGATCAGCGCGCGGGGCGCAAGAGCGAACTGGTGAACACGTTTTCGGCCAGCGGCGTGCTGTCAAGCAGACGGAATCCGAAACGTTCGTAGAAGGCGATATTTTTTAGATTGTGCGTGATGACGTAGGCCGGGAGCCGATCCCGGTCGGCTTGGGCGAGCGTGTGTTCGATCAGGGCGGACGCAACGCCCCGGCCTTGGTGTTTCGGATCGACGCCGAGCACGTCGAGGATCCAGTGGGGGCCGGCAACCTCGTTGCGGTAATGGCGCTGCACGTCGGCGTTGGTGCGCAAGACACGCCCCAGGTTGCGCAGGCCGAACCGGAGCGGCGCCGTGATGAATCCCGCCCGGATCAGCGTCCAGAGCCCTAGGTTGTGGTTGAAATCGGGCGGAAACCAGCCCGCTATTCCTTCCAGATTTTCGGTGGTGAACAGCGCGCCGATTGGTTGCAGATACGCCATCCACCGCGCATGGGCCCACGCCAGCACGCGTTGCCGACGAAACGGATCGGGAATCGTGTAGTTGGTCAGGGGATCGTCGGCAAAGGCCCGCGCCAGCATTTCGCCGGCTTCGCGGCATTGATCAGCGCGCAATGGGACTATGCGCACGGCCTATCTCCTCGACAAGGGACGGGAAGCAATCGAATGCTACCCGACTTCGATGCCGGCCTTTGCGAGCGCCTTGCGCAGATCGTCGGGGGTAAAGGGCTTCTGAAGGCACATGATCGCGCCCATCTCGACGATGCGATCCATCTGCTCTCCCTCGTAGTAGCCCGTCATTGCGACGATGCGCGTGCCGGCATGCTGCGGATCGTTCTTGATGCGGCGGCAGACCTCGAATCCGTCCACGCCGGGCAGGCGCAGATCCAGAAACACGACATCCGGACGGAACGAGGCGACCTGGTGGCCCGCATCGTAGCCATCCATGGCAATCTCAATCTCGAACGAGGCTTTCGACATCTCCAAAAATCGGCGAATAACGGACAACACCGCCTTTTCATCGTCCACGATAAGAATTTTGACGCCCGAATCCTTCAGATCCTCGTGAAGCGGGATTTCGTTTTCCTTGAGGAAGCGAATCAGATCCTCGCGGCGTATCCGGCGGTGGCCGCCGGGCGTCTTGAACACGCGAATCCGGCCGGATTCGGCCCATTTGCGAATGGTGTCGGGGGTGACGTGGCAATAGGTGGCCACTTCAGAGGTACTGAACGAAAGTTTGGTTTCCATCGTATGCGCTATCTCGCGTCAATTGACGTTGGGGCGTTATGGCGTCTGCCGCATCCAGCCGAACAACCGCGAAAGGCCGGTCATCAATTTATGGAGCTGGAGCGGGGAGTCGAACCCCGGACCCCGTCATTACGAGTGACGTGCTCTACCAACTGAGCTACTCCAGCCAAAAAGAATGGTGCCAAGGGCCAGAATCGAACTGGCGACACGCGGATTTTCAGTCCGCTGCTCTACCAACTGAGCTACCTCGGCACACGCCGGTAGCATACGAAACGAAAAAAGACGATGTCAAGTTTGCTCGTGCGCAAAATTCGCGCCACGCCTACGGGCTCATCAAGCGGACGACGCGGACGGGCGGTCCGATCTTCGGAAAGACGAGCGGCGTCTTGACATTCCATGCCAACCAAAGATACCCATGAGCGACGACAAGAGAAACAGATCGCCCGGCGTCATTCGAGGCGGTTCGCCGGAATTCAACCCGGACCGCGTGCCGCCGAAGCATCCGTGTTCTTCGCCTTCGCCTTCGCCTTCGCCTTCACCTTCGCCTTCGCCTTCGCCTTCGCCGACGGGCGTCAACGCGAAATTCCGTACCGCCACCGCACCGGCGTTCACCAAGACGGAGTTTTCCTGGGCGTCCTGATATCCCGATGCCGAGGCTCTTAGCGTGTATGTGCCGGCGGCCAGTGTCGCAAACAGGTAGATGCCACTGCTGTTCGTCGTCGTTTGCAGGCTCTTGCCGAGGACTTCGACCGTCGCGCCCGCAATCGGCTGGCTCGTGACGGCATCGGTGACGAGGCCGGACAAACTGCCGTTTACCAAACCTTTTACGGTGACGGCGCCATCCTGGCGCGACACGGTCGTGTACCAGTCGAAGCGCTGGCCGTATTGCCCGTTGAGTTGGGCGTCGTTCAGGCGGACCGCCAGTACCGCGCCTTCCGAGGCGGAATCCGACACGCGGAACTTGAG of the Candidatus Hydrogenedentota bacterium genome contains:
- a CDS encoding GNAT family N-acetyltransferase translates to MRIVPLRADQCREAGEMLARAFADDPLTNYTIPDPFRRQRVLAWAHARWMAYLQPIGALFTTENLEGIAGWFPPDFNHNLGLWTLIRAGFITAPLRFGLRNLGRVLRTNADVQRHYRNEVAGPHWILDVLGVDPKHQGRGVASALIEHTLAQADRDRLPAYVITHNLKNIAFYERFGFRLLDSTPLAENVFTSSLLRPAR
- a CDS encoding response regulator, translating into METKLSFSTSEVATYCHVTPDTIRKWAESGRIRVFKTPGGHRRIRREDLIRFLKENEIPLHEDLKDSGVKILIVDDEKAVLSVIRRFLEMSKASFEIEIAMDGYDAGHQVASFRPDVVFLDLRLPGVDGFEVCRRIKNDPQHAGTRIVAMTGYYEGEQMDRIVEMGAIMCLQKPFTPDDLRKALAKAGIEVG